The following are encoded in a window of Magnetovibrio sp. PR-2 genomic DNA:
- a CDS encoding iron-containing alcohol dehydrogenase, giving the protein MTDSVIPAPFSIARLPKIIFGSGVLNQLPSEIKTFGPNALIVTGATSFTESAAWTTLQHQFEDNGVTWDLVHICGEPSPDLIDDLVAQNKDKTFDVVVGIGGGSALDAAKAIAGLLKPANTVMDHLEGVGPELPYQGPATPLICCPITAGTGSEATKNAVLSRHGKDGFKKSFRHDTLVAAVAIVDPNLLITCPKSVVAANGMDAFTQLLESLTSVRSNAMTAALAWSGLERFAQGFWDMWMLAGEDSERASEARSHMAYASLMSGICLAQTGLGSVHGLAQPLGSLFPIPHGVVCGTLVAEATDINIQALIERAPDSPALPVYARAGALVSTDNLQGNAALDALVRTLRD; this is encoded by the coding sequence GTGACCGACAGTGTAATCCCTGCCCCATTTTCCATCGCCCGCTTGCCGAAAATTATTTTTGGCTCCGGCGTCTTGAACCAGCTGCCTAGCGAAATCAAAACGTTCGGCCCCAATGCCTTGATCGTCACAGGGGCCACGTCGTTCACCGAAAGTGCGGCCTGGACAACCTTGCAACATCAATTTGAGGACAACGGCGTCACCTGGGACCTCGTCCACATTTGTGGTGAGCCTTCCCCGGATTTGATTGACGACTTGGTTGCCCAAAACAAAGACAAGACCTTCGACGTCGTGGTCGGCATCGGTGGCGGCAGTGCTTTGGATGCCGCCAAAGCCATCGCCGGATTGTTAAAGCCCGCAAACACGGTGATGGATCACTTGGAAGGCGTCGGGCCCGAGTTGCCTTACCAAGGCCCCGCTACGCCCTTGATCTGCTGCCCCATAACGGCCGGCACGGGGTCCGAAGCCACAAAAAATGCCGTCCTGTCCCGCCATGGCAAAGACGGTTTCAAAAAGTCTTTCCGCCATGACACGCTGGTGGCCGCCGTCGCCATCGTTGATCCCAATCTGTTGATCACGTGCCCCAAATCCGTCGTCGCCGCCAACGGCATGGATGCGTTTACGCAGCTGTTGGAAAGCCTGACCTCTGTTCGTTCCAACGCCATGACCGCAGCGCTGGCGTGGTCGGGATTGGAACGCTTTGCCCAAGGCTTTTGGGATATGTGGATGCTGGCAGGAGAAGACAGCGAACGTGCATCTGAGGCGCGCAGCCACATGGCGTATGCATCACTGATGTCCGGCATTTGCCTTGCCCAAACGGGGCTGGGTTCCGTACACGGATTGGCGCAGCCGTTGGGGTCACTGTTTCCCATTCCCCACGGTGTGGTGTGCGGTACTTTGGTGGCCGAAGCCACCGACATCAACATCCAGGCCTTAATCGAGCGGGCCCCGGACAGCCCGGCCCTGCCGGTCTATGCCCGCGCCGGTGCATTGGTGTCCACCGATAATTTGCAAGGGAACGCAGCTTTGGATGCATTGGTGCGCACATTACGGGACTAG
- a CDS encoding putative quinol monooxygenase: protein MPVTIVHLTAKPEFREEFITACKANHEASIQEPGNRRFDFLQNEDDPNKFVFYEWFNSDDDIAAHKQTDHYQTWAATVEDMQAERRFGVRHVPILPE from the coding sequence ATGCCTGTGACAATCGTACATTTGACTGCAAAGCCAGAGTTTCGCGAGGAATTCATCACGGCTTGCAAAGCCAACCACGAAGCGTCTATCCAAGAACCGGGCAACCGTCGCTTCGATTTTCTGCAAAACGAAGACGATCCCAACAAATTTGTGTTTTATGAATGGTTCAACAGCGACGACGATATCGCTGCGCACAAACAAACCGACCATTACCAAACCTGGGCGGCCACCGTTGAAGACATGCAGGCCGAGCGCCGCTTCGGTGTGCGCCACGTCCCCATTTTACCGGAATAG